The genomic DNA ACGTGCATCCGCAGACGCTGGCGGTGATGCGCACCCGCGCCGAGCCGCTCGGCTGGAAGCTGATCGTCGGCGATCCCCTCACCGATCTCGACAAGGCCGACGTGCTCGGCGCGCTGCTGCAATACCCGGGCTGTTCCGGCGCCGTGCGCGACCTCAGGCCCGCGATAGCAGCGTTGAAAGCCAAGGGCGCGCTCGCGATTCTCGCCGCCGATCTCCTCGCGCTGACGCTGCTCGCCTCCCCGGGCGAGCTCGGTGCCGACATCGCGATCGGCTCCGCTCAGCGTTTCGGCGTGCCGATGGGCTATGGCGGACCGCACGCCGCCTATATGGCGGTGCGCGATGCGCTCAAGCGCTCGCTGCCCGGCCGCATCGTCGGCCTCTCCGTGGATTCGCGCGGCGCACCCGCCTATCGGCTCGCGCTGCAGACCCGCGAGCAGCACATCCGCCGCGAGAAGGCGACCTCCAACATCTGCACCGCCCAGGTGCTGCTCGCCGTGATCGCCTCGATGTATGCGGTCTATCATGGCCCCGAGGGCCTCTCGCAGATCGCGCGCAATTTGCATCGCCGCGCCGCGGTGCTCGCGGCCGGCCTGCGCAAGCTCGGCTTTGCGCCGCAGTCGGAGGCCTTCTTCGACACGCTGAGCGTCGATGCCGGCGCCAGGCGCGCCGAGATCGTCGCGCGCGCGGCTGCTGAGAAGCTCAATCTCGGCGTCGGTGACACCGCCCTGCGCATTGCGCTCGACGAGACCACGACGCCCGCGACCGTCGAAGCGGTCTGGCGCGCGTTCGGCGGCACGCTGTCCTACGCCGAGATCGACGCGACCACGCGCGAGGCGCTGCCGGAGGCGCTGAAGCGCACCACGGCTTTCCTCACCCACCCGGTGTTCCACGCGCATCGCTCGGAGACCGAGATGCTGCGCTACATGCGCAAGCTCTCAGATCGCGACCTCGCGCTCGACCGTGCGATGATCCCGCTGGGATCCTGCACGATGAAGCTGAACGCAACCACCGAGATGATGCCCCTGACCTGGCCGGAATTCGCGACGCTGCACCCGTTCGTCCCGCGCGAGCAGGCGGCCGGCTATCACGCGCTGTTCGCACGGCTGGAAAAGTGGCTGTGCGACATCACCGGCTATGACGCGATCTCGCTGCAGCCGAATTCCGGCGCGCAAGGCGAATATGCCGGGCTGCTCGCGATCCGCGGCTACCATGCCGCGCGCGGCGAGAGCCACCGCAAGATCTGCCTGATCCCCTCCTCCGCCCACGGCACCAATCCGGCTTCGGCCGCGATGGTCGGCATGGACGTGGTGGTGGTGTCCTGCGAGAAGAACGGCGACGTCGACGTCAACGATCTCCGCGCCAAGGCCGAGAAGCATTCGAACGACCTCGCCGCGGTCATGATCACCTATCCCTCCACCCACGGCGTGTTCGAGGAGCACATCCGCGAGATCTGCGACATCGTGCACGGCCATGGCGGCCAGGTCTATCTCGACGGTGCCAACCTCAATGCGCAGGTCGGCCTCTCCAGGCCCGGCGATTACGGCGCTGACGTCAGCCACCTCAATTTGCACAAGACCTTCTGCATCCCGCATGGCGGCGGCGGTCCCGGCATGGGCCCGATCGGTGTGAAGGCGCATCTCGCGCCGTTCCTGCCGGGTCATCCCACGACGAACGGCGATGCACCGGTCGGTCCGGTCTCGGCCGCGCCGTTCGGCTCGGCGTCGATCCTGACCATCTCCTACATCTACATCCTGATGATGGGCGGCGACGGCCTGAAGCGCGCCACCGAGATCGCAATCCTCAACGCCAACTACATCGCCGCGCGCCTCGATCCGCACTTCCCGGTGCTCTACAAGAACGAGAAGGGCCGCGTCGCCCATGAGTGCATCGTCGATCCCCGTCCGCTGAAGGTTACGTCCGGCGTCACCGTAGACGACATCGCCAAGCGCCTGATCGACTACGGCTTCCACGCCCCGACCATGAGCTTCCCGGTGCCGGGCACGCTGATGATCGAGCCGACCGAGTCGGAATCCAAGGCCGAGCTGGATCGCTTCTGCGACGCCATGATCGCGATCCGCAAGGAGATCGCCGAGGTCGAGGCCGGCCGCTTCAAGATCGAGGCCTCGCCGCTGCGCAACGCCCCGCACACCGTGCACGATATCGCGGATGACGACTGGAAGCGCGCCTATACCCGCGCCGAAGGCTGCTTCCCCGCGGGCACCTCGCGCACCGACAAATATTGGAGCCCGGTGGGGCGCGTCGACAACGTCTACGGCGACCGCAACCTCGTGTGCTCCTGCCCGCCGGTGAGCGATTACGCGCAAGCGGCGGAGTGAGGCTTCTTAGGGTGGGTTAGCGGGCGGCGGCGCGAAGCGCTGTCCGCCGGCGTAGCCCACCACTTCACTTCTGCGGAGACGGACGTTGTGGGTTACGTCTTTGACTAACCCTACGGCGGTTTCTGAGCATCATTCTGCGCCGAGCTCGTCCTCTGACGGCCCGGCTTCTTTCTCGTCATCTGGTTCATTCATTGCTGCGGCTTGCCGTTCCAGCAACTCCAGAAAGTTGTGCTGATCATAACGAAACGGGCACCGAAGACGTCGGCAACTCAACGTCCTCAATGCCCGCTCCTCGCGATAACTCTGTACTCGAAAACTACTCGTCCGTCGGCTCCTCGCCGTCGGCATCGCGCTCGGGCGTGCCGGCCAGGATCTGCTCGGCGATCAGGCCGGAGTTCTGGCGGATCGCGGTCTCGATCTTGGCGGTGATGTCGGGGTTGGCCTTCAAGAACGCTTTCGAATTCTCGCGGCCTTGGCCGAGGCGCTGGCTGTCATAGGAGAACCAGGCGCCGGACTTTTCGACGATGCCGGCCTTGACGCCGAGATCGAGGATCTCGCCCATCTTGGACACGCCCTCGCCGTACATGATGTCGAACTCGACCTGCTTGAACGGCGGTGCCAGCTTGTTCTTGACCACTTTGACGCGCGTGGTGTTGCCGACCACCTCGTCGCGCTCCTTGATCGCACCGATGCGGCGAATGTCGAGGCGGACGGAGGCGTAGAATTTCAGGGCATTGCCGCCGGTGGTGGTTTCGGGCGAGCCGTACATCACACCGATCTTCATGCGGATCTGGTTGATGAAGATCACCATGGTGTTGGACTTGTTGATCGAGGCCGTCAGCTTGCGCAGCGCCTGGCTCATCAGCCGCGCCTGCAGACCCGGCAGCGCATCGCCCATCTCGCCCTCGAGCTCGGCCTTCGGCACCAGCGCCGCGACCGAATCGATCACCAGCACGTCGACCGCGCCGGAGCGCACCAGCGTGTCGCAGATTTCCAGCGCCTGCTCGCCGGTGTCCGGCTGCGAGATCAAGAGCTCGTCGATGTTGACGCCAAGCTTGCGGGCATAGACCGGATCGAGCGCGTGCTCGGCGTCGATGAAGGCGCAGATGCCGCCCTTCTTCTGCGCTTCCGCCACCGTATGCAGCGCCAAGGTGGTTTTACCTGAGGATTCCGGCCCGTAGATCTCGACGATGCGGCCCTTGGGCAGGCCGCCAATGCCCAGCGCGATGTCCAGCCCGAGCGACCCCGAAGACACCGCCTCGATGTCCATGGAGCGATCGTTCTTGCCCAGCTTCATCACCGAGCCCTTACCGAACTGGCGCTCGATCTGAGAGAGCGCGGCGGCCAGAGCTTTACTCTTGTCCATGGAGGATCCTTCGACGATACGCAGGGCAGTTGCGGACATTGGGTCGTGCTCCTTATGGCGAGGATTCGCGTGAGGGACAAACGGTTGCGAGGGCGGCTCGGCGATAAAAGCAACGTACCCCATTTGTTCTAGGTTCGCAATATGTTCTTTGCGGATTTGGGGGTACTGTCCGTATTTGACCCCGGGTGTCCTAAGTTGACTTTAGGCGTGTCCTAAATCCGTAGTTCTCCGGGCGAGAACGGACGCGAAATAAATAGGTCCGAATTTGTTCTGCTGGCGTGTATTTATAAGCGGAACACGTAGAAGTAAGGCCGCCTCAGTGGGCGGCCTCTTTCATTCAAAGGATAGTGAGCAGATATGCCAGTTCCCGCTGGTAACGTTCGGCGGACGAATTCACCTGCAAGCGCTTCCCCTCGACCATATGGAAACTGCCGATCTTCAAGCGCGAGATCGGGATGCTCTTCGCGCCACTATGCGGCCAGACGTTCAGGCTCAGCTTAGCGATGACGGCGTGCCAAACCCCGGACCGGTTGGCTGAATTAATTTCACTGGCCTGATTTGATTTTGCGAGTGGCCTATTTCGGCCAGTACCGGATTTGGGTGCTGTCCGTATTTAACCCCCCGCCAAGCGCCCCGGCGGCGACAGTTCGAGCTTCAATCCCGGCTCGCCCCTGCGCGTTGTGCGCACAATTGAACAGACGCCGTTCCGTTTCTGGATCCTAATCCATCATCATCCGCGAGGGACCGCGGCAGCTAACGGTGATGCGAACGCCGATTGCGCTCCCCGCCTTCCTCGCACGGACAATGGCGGGTCATGCTCAAGCGGCGACGGTTCAAGCAACAACTGACCCTTCAAGACCGGCTCTCCGCATGGGTGAAGCAGGTCAAGGAGGACGCTGCCAGGCTGCCTCCCGGCCCAGAGCGGGATGCCCTGCTCAAGAAGGCGCGCCAGGCCGAGTTGGCAAATCATCTGCAGGACTGGGTCAAATCCCCCGGGCTGCAACCGCCGAAATAACAGCGCGGCCACGACATTCCTCCCGACCGAAGCTGACGTGCGTCGAAGGCCTATGACCTGTCGTCGTCATAATTCCGCAATCCTGCGGCACCGAACCTTTTCGCGGTCTCAGCCTTGTCCAAGACAAGACCGCAACTATTGGGGATCTCAGTCATGACGGACAACGAGCACCGCGAAACGTCCAGGCGCAAACCCCTGCTGCAGGCGGCGCAGGAGGAGATGACGAAGTTCGAGCGCAAGGAGAACGAGTTCCGCAAGAAGGACCGCAACGAGCGCGCCAGCGAGCTCCGTCTTCCCCTGAACGAAATCAAGGTCCACTGAAGCCTGTCGAGACTCGCCTTCGGAATCGACGACGACGCGCTGTCAGAGGAGCTTCAGCCGCCGGGCATGGGTGCGCATGGCGGGATGACGCGCCGAGTTCATACAGCCTGCCGCGCACAATGACGGTATCTAAACACTACCTATAAGCCATTGAAAGAACAACAAATTTCCCATGAGGCCTACTGTGCATGGGGTTGTTTTCCAGTTTTGAGATTGGCGGCATGCCCGTTGCCCGCGATCATCGCAGGGTACGGCCGCTGCCTGCACGATCCCCTACAGCAGCGCCAGCAGCACGAGGCCGATCACCAGCACCACGAAGCCAGCCGCGGTCGCGGCGGCAAATGACCGCTCTACGTTATCCATGATGCCACCCCGTTGCCGGCGTGCCACGTTTCCCCCATGGCTGCGCCGAACGGTGTGAAATCTTGCCGACCTGTGTGTCGGCAGTTGTGCGAACGGATGTCGAAATTGGGACCGGTGCGGGGCCAGTCTGCGGCCTGTGCCAGGCTCGGAAAGCTGCCGCCTGTCAGGCTGCCGTAAGCGGAGCCGGCTAGGATGATGCGGCTATGGTGTTGCAGCCCAGCACCTCAGCCTCCAACAACTCTCTGCCCCGCTTGGCTCTCCCCAGGCGGGGCTTTTTCATGCCTGACGGCCGGCCGCCGACTCACGTTCCTCTCGCGTCAGGCGCAGCGAGAAGGCGCGGATCGCGGGCGCAGCCAACAGCACGATCGGCACCATGGTGGCCCAGGCGATGAGCCACGACACCATCCAATGTTCAAAGAAGATCATGCCATCGCCGGCAGGAAAGCTGGCGACCCACGCTGCAATCAGCGAGGTCAATCCGGACTGGATGATTCCAAAGACGAAATGACTGTACCGCCGGGGAATGCCGAGCATGTCGAGCCCATGATGCTTGCTCTCATCAAGCAAGCAAAGCACATGCCGCCGCTGGCAGGGAACCGGAATCCACTGCAGCGCGAACACCTTAAGCCTGCGGTTCAGGAACTCTGTTCATGGTCGGAGAACCACGGGCTTCGCCCGGCAATCTGCAGATTTTGCTTGTGCCCGGAATATTATGACGACCACCATGTTAACAGTCATGAGGGTGAATCGTGGGAGGTCGCCATGAATCACAGGGGCATCGAGTTCACCGTCGCCAAGACGGCGATTCCCGGAATCTGGCAATGGCAGTTCCGCATCGGCGAGCAGATCAAGACCGGCAAGACCGAGACGAAAATTGATCTGCTCGCGATCCGCCGCGTGCAGTTGCGGATCGATCGGGAGCTGAAGCGATCGGCCGGACAACGGCCTGAACCGGCCGGATGAATTGTCGGCAATCGCGAGGCGCCTTGCGCCCCGCCACGGCTGGCAGGCCCGCTGCTGCAGCATCATCCGTAGCCGCCCGGAATTGATCTGACGCCGGTTTGGGATTGGACTGCGCGCGCCCATGGCCGTGGGGACGAGGCCATCACGTCGTGCGACCGGTGCTGCCCATGCCGCTCTATTTCTTTCGAATCCGGAATGGCCGTTATTCCGGCTGCGCCGACCAGGCGACGGAATTCGCCGATCGCGATTCGGCCTGGAAAGAGATGACCAGCGTCTGCGCGGACATGACCGCCGGCATCGCCCGCAAGCTCCAGGAAAATTCCGAATGGCACATGGAGCTCCTAGACGAGGCCAAGGAGCCCGTGTTCCGGATCCGCATCGTCGCCGAAACCCTCGAATAGCATGAGCCCTCGGAGCAGGCCCGCCTAGTCCGCGCTGGGCAGCCGCCGCATGGTGAATTCGATCTCGCCGCCGGGCAGTTCGCGCCAGGTCTCGACCGCGCTCATATAGCCGGCCTTGGGGTAGCGGGCGAAGAAGGCCTGCGCCCGTTCCCGCGCCGCGGTGCGCGGCAGCGTGAAGGTCTCGCGCAGATAACCGTCGCCGCTTGTTCGGCCGGGCTTGCCGGCCACCTTGCGCCGGCGCGCCATCCGCTCGGCGAGATCCCGCGGACGATCGGCCATATCCTGCCCTCCTCTACGCGCTACGCTCAGAGGCAAATGTAGGGCGCGGGCCGGCTGAAGAGGAGTCCCGTTCGCAAGGCGTCGGACCGTCCCCGACGCGGCCAAAATCAGTTGGCGGCCGTGCCGCTCTTGGACTTCTTCGGCGCGCTGGTTGCAGCCGATGCCTTCGGCGCCGGCTGTTTCGGCGGATCGGAGCGCATGCCGCCCCAGGGATCGTTGGACGCCTTGTTGTCCGGAATCTTCTTCAGCGTTTCCTTATAGGCCTTGTCGCGCTCGGCTTCCGCGGCCTTCTCTTCGGGGGTCTTGCTCGGGGCGTCCTGCAGCAAATTGAGCTGGGGCATTTGCGCGTAGGCCGGGCCGGCCAGCACGGCCAGCACCGCGGCCAAACGGAAAAGCTTCATCATCCACTCCTTGATCAATCCATGACGCACGGATCGCCCGCGCCGTGCCATCCGTGTCGCCCCCGGGCGCGTTCGGAGCCCCGCTAGAGCCGATCCGACCGGCACGATTTGGGCCCATGCAGCCAATCGTCCCAGATCGGGCCGCATCTGGTGCACCCACTCAGCGCGAGGCCGAGCGCGACCATACAAAAAACCAGGACACCCCGACGCAACATCATCCACCCGTACCCCAAGCGAGGCATCATACCGGGCCAAGTCAGGCATTTTCAAGCCGGCGGGACCGCCGCGACCGGGTGACTTTGCCGCGCCGATGCGCGCACAATGGGAGCGAAACATCCGGCAATACAGGAGTGTGCGACAGCAATGCAAAGGCAGCCAGACGCCGAATTCGGCCTCCCCGACGCCAGACGCATCCTCGGCGAGGTTTTCGCGCCCTGGGTCCAGGATCTCAACCTCGCGATCGAGCGCCTCGAGCACGCGCAGCCGGCGGATGTCCCGGACTGGCAACCGGGCGCGCTCCTGCGCATGCCGTTTTCGGAACGGTTGTGCCGGAACGGCGGCGTGGTCTGCGGCCAGGCCCTGATGGCGCTCGCCGACACCGCAATGGTGATCGCGAACCTCGCGGCCAATCGCGGCTACCGCCCCATGACCACGGTCGACCAGACCACGCATTTCATGCGCGCGGTGTCCTCCTCGGACGTGCTGGCGGACGCACGCGTGGTGCGGCTCGGGCGCACCATGAGCTTTGGCCGCGTCACGCTGCTCTCGGCGACCGACAACAAGCCGGTCGCGATGGTGTCCAGCGCCTTCGCGATGTTGCCGGGCTGATCCAAAAAACGAGAGCCGCGTGAGCGCAAAGCGCACCCGCGGCTCTCCATCACGATCGCATCGAAGCAGTCGCGCTTCGGCCCGCGTGCGTCACATCACTTGCCGAGCACTTCGTCGGCCGCGGTGACGATGCTGGCCGTCGGGTTCTTTCCGCAATGGCACCGAATTTCTTGGCGTTCTCGATGAACACGTCGGTGTCGATGATCGCGTTGTCCTCGTCGCCCTTGTACCAGCCATCCATCCAGGTCAGCACCACCTGGATGTTGTCTTCGCCGCTCTCGAGGAACTGCTTGCAGCTCATGGTCGAGAGGTCCCACTTGACGGCGTGGGCGGGCATCGACGACAGCGAGAACGCTGCAGCGAACAGAAGCGAAAGCGTGGTCTTCATCGGAATCTCCATCGGCGCGTAACGCCATAAAAGAAAGGCTTGTCGGGAAAGTCGGCGGAGAGCCTCTCCGCTCGAACGTCGTAAACGAAGTCTGAAACGCCAGGTAAGTAGCGCCAGTATTGAATTTAGTTCAACGCAATTTCTATGCACTACTCCTTGATCATCATGATGGATCGACTCGGATGATCGAGAGGCGTACAGCGCAGCGTCACCGTGTTTTCAAGGGTGGAACGATCACCTTCGAAAACAACGGCATCGCTTGCACGGTGCGAAACATGTCGGCGGGCGGCGCGGCGATCGACCTCGACGCTCCCGTCACGTTGCCGCAATCGTTCACGCTCTCGATCGC from Bradyrhizobium sp. CCBAU 53351 includes the following:
- the gcvP gene encoding aminomethyl-transferring glycine dehydrogenase, giving the protein MTAHRKTNGDTAASFVRRHIGPSARDVAAMLEAVSAKSVDALMAETLPASIRQAAPLDLGKPLSETEAIAHMAELARQNQVFTSLIGQGYSGTILPAVIQRNILENPAWYTAYTPYQPEISQGRLEALLNFQTMICDLTGLDVANASLLDEATAAAEAMALAERHSQVKAQAFFVDKDVHPQTLAVMRTRAEPLGWKLIVGDPLTDLDKADVLGALLQYPGCSGAVRDLRPAIAALKAKGALAILAADLLALTLLASPGELGADIAIGSAQRFGVPMGYGGPHAAYMAVRDALKRSLPGRIVGLSVDSRGAPAYRLALQTREQHIRREKATSNICTAQVLLAVIASMYAVYHGPEGLSQIARNLHRRAAVLAAGLRKLGFAPQSEAFFDTLSVDAGARRAEIVARAAAEKLNLGVGDTALRIALDETTTPATVEAVWRAFGGTLSYAEIDATTREALPEALKRTTAFLTHPVFHAHRSETEMLRYMRKLSDRDLALDRAMIPLGSCTMKLNATTEMMPLTWPEFATLHPFVPREQAAGYHALFARLEKWLCDITGYDAISLQPNSGAQGEYAGLLAIRGYHAARGESHRKICLIPSSAHGTNPASAAMVGMDVVVVSCEKNGDVDVNDLRAKAEKHSNDLAAVMITYPSTHGVFEEHIREICDIVHGHGGQVYLDGANLNAQVGLSRPGDYGADVSHLNLHKTFCIPHGGGGPGMGPIGVKAHLAPFLPGHPTTNGDAPVGPVSAAPFGSASILTISYIYILMMGGDGLKRATEIAILNANYIAARLDPHFPVLYKNEKGRVAHECIVDPRPLKVTSGVTVDDIAKRLIDYGFHAPTMSFPVPGTLMIEPTESESKAELDRFCDAMIAIRKEIAEVEAGRFKIEASPLRNAPHTVHDIADDDWKRAYTRAEGCFPAGTSRTDKYWSPVGRVDNVYGDRNLVCSCPPVSDYAQAAE
- the recA gene encoding recombinase RecA: MSATALRIVEGSSMDKSKALAAALSQIERQFGKGSVMKLGKNDRSMDIEAVSSGSLGLDIALGIGGLPKGRIVEIYGPESSGKTTLALHTVAEAQKKGGICAFIDAEHALDPVYARKLGVNIDELLISQPDTGEQALEICDTLVRSGAVDVLVIDSVAALVPKAELEGEMGDALPGLQARLMSQALRKLTASINKSNTMVIFINQIRMKIGVMYGSPETTTGGNALKFYASVRLDIRRIGAIKERDEVVGNTTRVKVVKNKLAPPFKQVEFDIMYGEGVSKMGEILDLGVKAGIVEKSGAWFSYDSQRLGQGRENSKAFLKANPDITAKIETAIRQNSGLIAEQILAGTPERDADGEEPTDE
- a CDS encoding DUF2798 domain-containing protein, whose product is MLGIPRRYSHFVFGIIQSGLTSLIAAWVASFPAGDGMIFFEHWMVSWLIAWATMVPIVLLAAPAIRAFSLRLTREERESAAGRQA
- a CDS encoding PaaI family thioesterase, giving the protein MQRQPDAEFGLPDARRILGEVFAPWVQDLNLAIERLEHAQPADVPDWQPGALLRMPFSERLCRNGGVVCGQALMALADTAMVIANLAANRGYRPMTTVDQTTHFMRAVSSSDVLADARVVRLGRTMSFGRVTLLSATDNKPVAMVSSAFAMLPG
- a CDS encoding PilZ domain-containing protein, translating into MIERRTAQRHRVFKGGTITFENNGIACTVRNMSAGGAAIDLDAPVTLPQSFTLSIARDDFVRNCRTVWRSNKRVGLAFVQ